The following coding sequences are from one Geodermatophilus normandii window:
- a CDS encoding 1-acyl-sn-glycerol-3-phosphate acyltransferase: MLPSRRVRRVTGPLLIGALVLAVALLPVLVVVALVASLFLPGRLRALRLLAFAVVYLALEVAGLAAAAVLWVASGFGRRLRSPAFRAAHYTVLRLLLDVVMRAAQRLFALRLVTDGESWSPLDDGVPGSTNAMVVLSRHAGPGDSFLLVHTLMNRDHLRQPRIVLKDLLQMDPLIDVYLNRLPNTFVSSGPGSGQRSEEAIADLARDLGEEDALLIFPEGANSTPQRRIRAIARLRERGLVAAVRRAEAMRHLLPPRPGGVAAALRAAPHADVVLVAHTGLEHLSTVRDVWRGLPVDKTLHLRWWFVPAAEVPREEADLTDWLYRWWETIDDWITTTSAAGH, encoded by the coding sequence GTGCTGCCGTCCCGCCGCGTCCGCCGGGTCACCGGCCCGCTCCTCATCGGCGCGCTGGTGCTCGCCGTCGCCCTGCTGCCCGTCCTCGTCGTGGTCGCGCTGGTCGCCTCCCTCTTCCTGCCCGGCCGCCTGCGCGCGCTGCGGCTGCTGGCCTTCGCGGTCGTCTACCTGGCGCTGGAGGTGGCCGGCCTCGCGGCGGCGGCCGTGCTGTGGGTGGCCAGCGGCTTCGGCCGCCGGCTGCGGTCCCCGGCGTTCCGCGCGGCGCACTACACGGTGCTGCGCCTGTTGCTCGACGTCGTCATGCGCGCCGCGCAGCGGCTGTTCGCCCTGCGACTGGTCACCGACGGGGAGTCCTGGTCGCCCCTCGACGACGGCGTCCCCGGCTCGACCAACGCCATGGTGGTGCTGTCCCGGCACGCCGGCCCCGGCGACTCGTTCCTGCTGGTCCACACGCTGATGAACCGCGACCACCTGCGCCAGCCGCGGATCGTGCTCAAGGACCTGCTGCAGATGGACCCGCTGATCGACGTCTACCTCAACCGGCTGCCCAACACCTTCGTCTCCTCCGGCCCGGGCAGCGGGCAGCGCTCCGAGGAGGCCATCGCCGACCTGGCCCGCGACCTCGGCGAGGAGGACGCGCTGCTGATCTTCCCGGAGGGCGCGAACTCCACCCCGCAGCGCCGGATCCGCGCGATTGCGCGGCTGCGCGAGCGGGGCCTGGTGGCGGCGGTGCGCCGGGCCGAGGCGATGCGGCACCTGCTGCCGCCGCGCCCGGGCGGGGTCGCCGCGGCGCTGCGCGCGGCACCGCACGCCGACGTCGTCCTCGTCGCGCACACCGGGCTGGAGCACCTGAGCACGGTCCGCGACGTCTGGCGGGGCCTGCCCGTGGACAAGACGCTGCACCTGCGCTGGTGGTTCGTCCCGGCGGCGGAGGTCCCGCGTGAGGAGGCGGACCTGACCGACTGGCTCTACCGCTGGTGGGAGACGATCGACGACTGGATCACCACGACGTCGGCCGCCGGGCACTAG
- a CDS encoding zinc-binding dehydrogenase: MHEVVGEVVASEHPGHSPGDLVVGWASMFDALAELVVTDGEGLASFDTSLPATTAVMLQPLACVLYAVEQLGDVSGQTAAVIGQGPIGLLFSSVLKARGAARVTGVDPVDRTDVASVFGVDEAVTARAERWAAGLSDADRPSVVVEAVGHQISTLQPALDAVAHGGQVFYFGVPDDPVYPFDMMTFLRKNLTLRSGVALERRRVLADAGAYLAEHPELRDSYVTHVHPVADVEAAFGAAIAPRPGQLKIAVDMT; encoded by the coding sequence ATGCACGAGGTGGTCGGGGAGGTCGTCGCCAGCGAGCACCCCGGGCACTCCCCCGGTGACCTCGTCGTGGGGTGGGCGTCGATGTTCGACGCGCTCGCCGAGCTCGTGGTCACCGACGGCGAGGGCCTGGCCTCCTTCGACACCTCCCTGCCGGCCACCACGGCGGTGATGCTGCAGCCGCTGGCGTGCGTGCTCTACGCCGTCGAGCAGCTGGGCGACGTGTCGGGGCAGACGGCCGCGGTGATCGGCCAGGGCCCCATCGGCCTGCTGTTCAGCTCCGTCCTCAAGGCCCGGGGGGCGGCCCGGGTGACCGGCGTCGACCCGGTGGACCGCACCGACGTCGCGTCCGTCTTCGGCGTCGACGAGGCGGTGACCGCCCGCGCCGAGCGGTGGGCGGCCGGGCTGTCCGACGCGGACCGGCCCTCGGTGGTCGTGGAGGCGGTGGGGCACCAGATCTCGACGCTGCAGCCGGCGCTGGACGCCGTCGCCCACGGCGGCCAGGTCTTCTACTTCGGCGTCCCCGACGACCCGGTCTACCCGTTCGACATGATGACGTTCCTGCGCAAGAACCTGACGCTGCGCTCGGGGGTCGCCCTGGAGCGGCGGCGGGTGCTCGCCGACGCCGGCGCCTACCTGGCCGAGCACCCGGAGCTGCGCGACTCCTACGTCACCCACGTCCACCCGGTCGCCGACGTCGAGGCCGCGTTCGGCGCCGCGATCGCCCCGCGGCCGGGTCAGCTCAAGATCGCCGTCGACATGACCTGA
- a CDS encoding MMPL family transporter — MGRSFASRVSHPRLKWVVLVLWLVLAGVSAPLAGGLTDQQENDIAAWLPSEAESTRALERQVELGSDPDVLPAVVVYERTDGLTAEDGAAVEEDLRAYGQLDALDGPVVGPIPSEDGQALQVVVPLNVGPDGWEAIAPLVDDIRAEASDGPDGLTAYVTGPAGSAADSSEAFAGIDGTLLFAALGVVILILLLTYRSPVLWILPIFSAVIALFCSQAVVYLLARYADLTVNAQSASILTVLVVGAGTDYALLLVARYREELRLHTDRHEAMTEAVHRAGPAVLASGGTVVLGMLCLVAAQMNSTAGLGPVAAIGVAVTLVVLMTLLPALLVICGRWVFWPVRPSFGSAEPSATGLWARVGRWIRPRPRATWVVTSVLLLLACTAVFRLDPSGLTQAESFRGSPESVQGDAAAARHFPAVAGNAVAVVTTADSADEVADAVAANDGIASVGEPRVVGDAALVEAALADPFDSAAAYATIGELRTELDDAGDGQALVGGNTALNLDVQNASQRDNRVVIPLIMLVVFGVLGVLLRALVAPLLLIATVVLSYGAALGLSALVFGWTLGVDATDSSFPLFVFVFLVALGIDYNIFLMTRVREEAVDHGTRRAALVGLSATGGVITSAGLVLAATFAVLGTLPLTFLTQLGIAVALGVLLDTIVVRSVLVTALTLDVGRWMWWPGRLARRLDEPEVPPGGSAPAAAESQAPVRT, encoded by the coding sequence ATGGGCAGGTCGTTCGCATCCCGCGTCAGCCACCCGCGCCTGAAGTGGGTCGTCCTCGTCCTCTGGCTGGTGCTGGCCGGCGTCTCGGCCCCGCTGGCCGGCGGGCTCACCGACCAGCAGGAGAACGACATCGCGGCCTGGCTGCCGTCCGAGGCCGAGTCGACGAGGGCCCTCGAGCGCCAGGTCGAGCTCGGCTCGGACCCCGACGTCCTCCCCGCGGTCGTCGTCTACGAGCGGACCGACGGGCTGACCGCCGAGGACGGCGCCGCGGTCGAGGAGGACCTCCGGGCGTACGGGCAGCTCGACGCGCTCGACGGTCCCGTGGTGGGTCCGATCCCGTCCGAGGACGGGCAGGCGCTGCAGGTCGTCGTCCCGCTCAACGTGGGGCCGGACGGCTGGGAGGCGATCGCCCCGCTCGTCGACGACATCCGCGCCGAGGCCTCGGACGGGCCGGACGGGCTGACCGCCTACGTCACCGGTCCCGCGGGCAGCGCGGCGGACTCGTCGGAGGCCTTCGCGGGGATCGACGGCACGCTGCTGTTCGCGGCCCTCGGCGTGGTGATCCTGATCCTGCTGCTGACCTACCGCAGCCCGGTGCTGTGGATCCTGCCGATCTTCTCCGCGGTCATCGCCCTGTTCTGCTCCCAGGCGGTCGTGTACCTGCTCGCCCGCTACGCCGACCTCACGGTCAACGCGCAGAGCGCGAGCATCCTCACCGTCCTGGTCGTCGGCGCGGGCACCGACTACGCACTGCTGCTGGTCGCCCGCTACCGGGAGGAGCTGCGGCTGCACACCGACCGGCACGAGGCCATGACCGAGGCCGTGCACCGGGCCGGCCCCGCGGTGCTGGCCAGCGGCGGCACCGTCGTCCTCGGCATGCTGTGCCTGGTCGCCGCCCAGATGAACTCGACCGCGGGCCTGGGCCCGGTGGCCGCGATCGGCGTCGCCGTGACCCTCGTGGTGCTGATGACGCTGCTGCCGGCGCTGCTGGTGATCTGCGGCCGCTGGGTCTTCTGGCCGGTGCGGCCGAGCTTCGGCAGCGCCGAGCCGAGCGCGACCGGGCTGTGGGCCCGGGTGGGCCGGTGGATCCGGCCCCGCCCCCGCGCCACCTGGGTGGTCACCAGCGTCCTGCTCCTGCTCGCCTGCACCGCCGTGTTCCGCCTGGACCCCAGCGGGCTGACCCAGGCGGAGAGCTTCCGGGGATCCCCCGAGTCCGTCCAGGGTGACGCCGCGGCCGCCCGGCACTTCCCCGCCGTCGCGGGCAACGCCGTCGCCGTGGTGACGACGGCCGACTCCGCCGACGAGGTCGCCGACGCCGTGGCCGCGAACGACGGCATCGCCTCGGTCGGGGAGCCGCGGGTGGTCGGGGACGCCGCGCTCGTCGAGGCCGCGCTGGCCGACCCGTTCGACAGCGCCGCCGCCTACGCCACCATCGGGGAGCTGCGCACCGAGCTCGACGACGCCGGCGACGGGCAGGCGCTGGTCGGCGGCAACACCGCGCTCAACCTCGACGTCCAGAACGCCTCGCAGCGGGACAACCGCGTGGTGATCCCGCTGATCATGCTGGTCGTGTTCGGCGTGCTGGGCGTCCTGCTGCGGGCGCTGGTGGCACCGCTGCTCCTCATCGCCACGGTGGTGCTGTCCTACGGCGCCGCCCTCGGCCTGAGCGCCCTCGTCTTCGGCTGGACCCTGGGCGTCGACGCGACCGACAGCTCCTTCCCGCTGTTCGTCTTCGTGTTCCTGGTGGCGCTGGGCATCGACTACAACATCTTCCTGATGACCCGGGTGCGGGAGGAGGCCGTCGACCACGGCACCCGTCGGGCCGCGCTGGTCGGGCTGTCCGCCACCGGCGGCGTCATCACCTCGGCGGGACTGGTGCTGGCGGCGACGTTCGCCGTGCTGGGCACGCTGCCGCTGACGTTCCTCACCCAGCTGGGCATCGCCGTGGCCCTCGGGGTGCTGCTCGACACGATCGTCGTGCGCTCGGTGCTGGTCACCGCCCTCACCCTCGACGTCGGCCGGTGGATGTGGTGGCCCGGCCGGCTGGCCCGCCGCCTCGACGAGCCGGAGGTGCCGCCGGGCGGCTCCGCGCCCGCCGCGGCCGAGTCGCAGGCCCCCGTGCGGACGTGA
- a CDS encoding MDR family MFS transporter — MTSPPRPSVGLRSERGPVLGAVMLSTALIALDSTIIATAVPAVVDDLGGFSQFPWLFSVYLLTQAVSVPVYGKLSDVYGRKPVLLFGIAVFVAASLFCGLAWSMPALIVGRALQGIGAGAVQPIGMTVIGDIYTVEERARVQGYLASVWAVSSVLGPTLGGVFSDYLSWRWIFLVNLPLGAVALVVLHRRFTERVERRPQRLDVAGAVLLSAGCALLILGLLEGGNAWAWASGTSVAVLGTAVALLVVFGFVERRAAEPVLPTWVFRRRILVTGNLAALGLGALLIGLSSYLPTWAQGVLGASALEAGFALAALTLGWPIAASLSGRLYLRTGFRNTALLGVVLAVAGTTATALLGAQAHLWQVGLAMFVTGAGLGLSSSPLIVAVQSVVGWDRRGVVTGTTMFARSIGSAVGAAVFGAIANTTLAARFASPPPGLEGRVPTDVDSTTAALSQGGAVAEYARESLHAASHGVFLATAVTAVVIAVAVAAMPRRTEPLRFDDDPAPDVTPAAP; from the coding sequence GTGACCTCCCCTCCCCGCCCGTCGGTCGGGCTGCGCTCCGAGCGCGGGCCCGTGCTCGGCGCGGTGATGCTCAGCACCGCGCTCATCGCGCTCGACAGCACGATCATCGCCACCGCCGTCCCGGCGGTCGTCGACGACCTCGGCGGGTTCAGCCAGTTCCCGTGGCTGTTCAGCGTGTACCTGCTCACGCAGGCGGTGTCCGTCCCCGTCTACGGCAAGCTCTCCGACGTCTACGGGCGCAAGCCGGTGCTGCTGTTCGGCATCGCGGTGTTCGTCGCCGCCTCGCTGTTCTGCGGCCTGGCCTGGTCGATGCCGGCGCTGATCGTGGGCCGCGCGCTGCAGGGCATCGGCGCCGGGGCGGTGCAGCCGATCGGCATGACCGTCATCGGCGACATCTACACCGTCGAGGAGCGGGCGCGGGTCCAGGGCTACCTGGCCTCGGTGTGGGCCGTGTCGTCGGTGCTCGGCCCGACGCTCGGCGGCGTCTTCAGCGACTACCTGTCCTGGCGGTGGATCTTCCTGGTCAACCTGCCCCTCGGCGCGGTGGCGCTGGTGGTGCTCCACCGCCGGTTCACCGAGCGGGTGGAGCGCCGGCCGCAGCGGCTGGACGTCGCCGGGGCCGTGCTGCTGTCGGCCGGGTGCGCGCTGCTGATCCTCGGGCTGCTGGAGGGCGGCAACGCCTGGGCGTGGGCGTCGGGCACCTCGGTCGCCGTCCTGGGGACGGCGGTGGCGCTACTCGTGGTGTTCGGCTTCGTGGAACGCCGGGCGGCCGAGCCGGTGCTGCCGACGTGGGTGTTCCGCCGCCGCATCCTCGTCACCGGCAACCTCGCCGCGCTGGGCCTGGGCGCGCTGCTGATCGGGCTGAGCTCCTACCTGCCCACGTGGGCGCAGGGCGTGCTGGGCGCCAGCGCGCTGGAGGCCGGTTTCGCCCTCGCGGCGCTGACGCTGGGGTGGCCGATCGCGGCGAGCCTGTCCGGCCGGCTCTACCTGCGCACCGGGTTCCGCAACACCGCGCTCCTCGGCGTCGTCCTCGCCGTCGCCGGGACGACGGCGACGGCGCTGCTGGGAGCGCAGGCGCACCTGTGGCAGGTGGGCCTGGCCATGTTCGTCACCGGCGCCGGGCTGGGGCTGTCGTCCTCGCCGCTGATCGTCGCGGTGCAGTCGGTCGTCGGGTGGGACCGGCGCGGCGTCGTCACGGGCACCACCATGTTCGCCCGCTCGATCGGCTCGGCGGTCGGCGCGGCGGTCTTCGGTGCCATCGCCAACACCACGCTGGCCGCCCGGTTCGCCTCGCCGCCGCCCGGCCTCGAGGGCCGGGTCCCGACCGACGTCGACAGCACGACCGCCGCGCTGTCGCAGGGCGGGGCGGTCGCCGAGTACGCGCGGGAGAGCCTGCACGCGGCCTCGCACGGCGTCTTCCTCGCCACCGCGGTCACCGCCGTGGTCATCGCCGTCGCCGTGGCGGCCATGCCGCGGCGCACCGAGCCGCTGCGCTTCGACGACGACCCCGCCCCGGACGTGACCCCGGCCGCCCCGTAG
- a CDS encoding ester cyclase — protein sequence MEAFRALYTDPVTVNGAALTAGDLVTRARALQQTFEGAQHEVVAVVEDGDRVALAFRVGGRQVGPLGTAAGPLPPTGRHVELRVVDVLTLTGGRISDVWTVADELGALAAVGAVALVPDALV from the coding sequence GTGGAGGCGTTCCGTGCCCTCTACACCGACCCGGTCACGGTCAACGGCGCGGCGCTGACCGCCGGCGACCTCGTCACCCGCGCCCGGGCGCTGCAGCAGACGTTCGAGGGCGCGCAGCACGAGGTCGTCGCCGTCGTGGAGGACGGCGACCGGGTCGCGCTGGCGTTCCGCGTGGGCGGGCGGCAGGTCGGCCCGCTGGGCACCGCGGCCGGGCCGCTGCCGCCCACCGGCCGGCACGTCGAGCTGCGCGTCGTCGACGTCCTGACCCTGACCGGCGGGCGGATCAGCGACGTGTGGACGGTGGCCGACGAGCTCGGCGCCCTGGCCGCCGTCGGTGCCGTGGCGCTGGTGCCCGACGCCCTAGTGTGA
- a CDS encoding LLM class F420-dependent oxidoreductase encodes MRLGLSLGYWGAGPDPQAAERVAAAEDLGFDSIWTAEAYGSDALTPLAWLGARTTRVRLGTSVVQLSARTPTATAMAALTLDHLSGGRVVLGIGASGPQVVEGWYGQPYPRPLARTREYVAVLRQVFAREKVEFAGEHYAFPHPGGTGLGKPLRPTVHPLRADLPVLLAAEGPKNVALAAEIADGWQPLFYAPRQDGHYREALAEGFARPGARRTAGDFEVVGMVQVVIDDDVEAAADRLRPMLALYIGGMGAKGANFHHDVFVRMGYADECARIQDAYLAGRKDEAAAAVPLRLVEEVALVGPRAKVAEEAHLWRDSLLTTMVVGGDPATLAAIADVLG; translated from the coding sequence ATGCGACTGGGACTGTCCCTGGGCTACTGGGGCGCCGGGCCCGACCCGCAGGCCGCCGAGCGGGTGGCCGCGGCCGAGGACCTCGGCTTCGACTCGATCTGGACCGCCGAGGCCTACGGCTCCGACGCCCTGACGCCGCTGGCCTGGCTCGGCGCCCGCACCACCCGGGTGCGCCTGGGCACCTCGGTCGTGCAGCTGTCCGCGCGCACCCCGACGGCGACGGCGATGGCCGCGCTCACCCTCGACCACCTCTCCGGTGGCCGCGTGGTGCTCGGCATCGGCGCCTCGGGGCCGCAGGTGGTCGAGGGCTGGTACGGCCAGCCCTATCCGCGGCCGCTGGCCCGCACGCGCGAGTACGTGGCGGTGCTGCGGCAGGTGTTCGCGCGGGAGAAGGTCGAGTTCGCCGGCGAGCACTACGCGTTCCCGCACCCCGGCGGAACGGGGCTCGGCAAGCCGCTGCGCCCGACCGTGCACCCGCTGCGTGCCGACCTGCCGGTCCTGCTCGCCGCCGAGGGGCCGAAGAACGTGGCGCTGGCCGCGGAGATCGCCGACGGCTGGCAGCCGCTGTTCTACGCGCCCCGGCAGGACGGGCACTACCGCGAGGCGCTGGCCGAGGGCTTCGCCCGCCCCGGCGCGCGGCGCACCGCCGGGGACTTCGAGGTCGTCGGCATGGTGCAGGTGGTGATCGACGACGACGTCGAGGCCGCCGCCGACCGGCTGCGCCCGATGCTGGCGCTCTACATCGGCGGGATGGGCGCGAAGGGCGCCAACTTCCACCACGACGTCTTCGTGCGGATGGGCTACGCCGACGAGTGCGCCCGCATCCAGGATGCCTACCTCGCCGGGCGCAAGGACGAGGCGGCCGCGGCGGTCCCGCTGCGCCTGGTCGAGGAGGTGGCGCTGGTCGGGCCGCGCGCCAAGGTCGCCGAGGAGGCGCACCTCTGGCGGGACTCGCTGCTGACCACGATGGTCGTCGGCGGCGACCCGGCGACGCTGGCGGCGATCGCCGACGTGCTCGGCTAG
- a CDS encoding Lrp/AsnC family transcriptional regulator, whose translation MADLDALDLAVLTALREHPRAGALELSRLLGVARATVTARIARLERSGVVTGYGPDVDVTAAGFGVQAFVTLEIAQGAIEAVRADLEAIPGVLEAHATTGSGDVLCRVAAGSHEALQQVLVDLNRSPAVVRSTSVVALSQLVPWRTLPLLRSEAAEDAGRSGMTRT comes from the coding sequence GTGGCGGACCTCGACGCGCTCGACCTGGCGGTGCTGACGGCGCTGCGCGAGCACCCGCGGGCCGGCGCGCTGGAGCTGTCCCGGCTGCTCGGCGTCGCCCGCGCGACCGTGACCGCCCGGATCGCCCGGCTCGAGCGGTCGGGGGTGGTCACCGGCTACGGGCCCGACGTCGACGTCACCGCGGCCGGCTTCGGCGTGCAGGCGTTCGTCACCCTCGAGATCGCCCAGGGCGCGATCGAGGCCGTGCGCGCCGACCTCGAGGCGATCCCCGGCGTGCTGGAGGCGCACGCGACGACCGGCAGCGGCGACGTCCTCTGCCGGGTCGCGGCCGGCTCGCACGAGGCGCTGCAGCAGGTCCTCGTCGACCTCAACCGGTCGCCGGCGGTGGTGCGCTCGACCAGCGTCGTCGCGCTGTCGCAGCTGGTGCCGTGGCGGACCCTGCCGCTGCTGCGGTCGGAGGCGGCGGAGGACGCCGGCCGCAGCGGGATGACCCGGACCTAG
- the hppD gene encoding 4-hydroxyphenylpyruvate dioxygenase, with translation MSIEQTLTDEERLAQLDLDQLRQLVGLVEYDGSADPFPVSGWDALVWIVGNAVQAAHFFQSAFGMELVAYSGPETGNRDSAAYVLRSGAARFVVTGAYDPDSRLADHHRAHGDGIADIALTVPDVDRCTAHARAQGATVVTEPHDVSDEHGTVRLATIAAYGDTVHTLVDRSRYTGPYLPGFVARTSTLQRRPGAPRRLFQAVDHVVGNVELGAMDAWVDFYNRVMGFTNMAEFIGDDIATDYSALMSKVVANGNHRVKFPLNEPAAGKRKSQIDEYLEFYRGPGAQHVALATGDIVGTVDAMRAEGVEFLATPDSYYSDPGLRARIGEVRVPVEELRSRGILVDRDEDGYLLQIFTRPTGDRPTVFFELIERHGSLGFGKGNFKALFEAIEREQERRGNF, from the coding sequence GTGTCGATCGAGCAGACCCTGACCGACGAGGAGCGCCTGGCGCAGCTCGACCTCGACCAGCTGCGCCAGCTGGTCGGCCTCGTGGAGTACGACGGGTCCGCCGACCCGTTCCCGGTCTCGGGCTGGGACGCGCTGGTCTGGATCGTCGGCAACGCCGTGCAGGCGGCGCACTTCTTCCAGTCGGCGTTCGGCATGGAGCTGGTCGCCTACTCCGGGCCCGAGACGGGCAACCGCGACTCCGCCGCCTACGTGCTGCGCTCGGGCGCCGCGCGGTTCGTCGTCACCGGCGCCTACGACCCGGACAGCCGGCTGGCCGACCACCACCGGGCGCACGGCGACGGCATCGCCGACATCGCGCTCACCGTGCCCGACGTCGACCGCTGCACCGCCCACGCCCGCGCGCAGGGAGCCACGGTGGTCACCGAGCCGCACGACGTCTCCGACGAGCACGGCACCGTCCGGCTGGCGACCATCGCCGCCTACGGCGACACCGTGCACACGCTGGTCGACCGCTCCCGCTACACCGGCCCGTACCTGCCCGGCTTCGTGGCGCGCACCTCGACGCTGCAGCGGCGGCCCGGTGCGCCGAGGCGGCTGTTCCAGGCCGTCGACCACGTCGTCGGCAACGTCGAGCTCGGTGCCATGGACGCCTGGGTCGACTTCTACAACCGCGTCATGGGCTTCACCAACATGGCCGAGTTCATCGGCGACGACATCGCCACCGACTACTCCGCGCTGATGAGCAAGGTCGTGGCCAACGGCAACCACCGGGTGAAGTTCCCGCTCAACGAGCCGGCCGCGGGCAAGAGGAAGTCGCAGATCGACGAGTACCTGGAGTTCTACCGCGGGCCCGGCGCCCAGCACGTGGCGCTGGCGACCGGCGACATCGTGGGCACCGTCGACGCGATGCGGGCCGAGGGCGTGGAGTTCCTCGCCACCCCCGACTCCTACTACTCCGACCCGGGGCTGCGCGCCCGCATCGGCGAGGTCCGGGTGCCGGTCGAGGAGCTGCGCAGCCGCGGGATCCTGGTCGACCGCGACGAGGACGGCTACCTGCTGCAGATCTTCACCAGGCCGACCGGCGACCGGCCGACGGTGTTCTTTGAGCTCATCGAGCGGCACGGCTCGCTCGGCTTCGGCAAGGGCAACTTCAAGGCGCTGTTCGAGGCCATCGAGCGCGAGCAGGAGCGCCGCGGCAACTTCTAG
- a CDS encoding homogentisate 1,2-dioxygenase has translation MAFYRRVGSVPPKRHTQHRRPDGGLYAEELMGEEGFSSDSALLYHRGIPSALVDARPWELPDQTLTPNAPLVPRHIKLHDLFPGEEHEGTDPVTGRRLVLGNADVRISYAVSSLTSPYYRNATGDECVFVERGAATVETVFGALQVGRGDYVVIPRATTHRWVPTGDEPLRTYAIEATSHIAPPKRYLSRYGQFLEHAPYCERDLRAPSEPLLAEGTDVEVYVKHRGPGGLAGTVHVVPEHPFDVVGWDGCLYPYAFDVADFEPITGRVHQPPPVHQVFEGTNFVICNFVPRKVDYHPLAVPVPYYHSNVDSDEVMFYVDGDYEARRGSGIGRGSVSLHPGGHSHGPQPGAVERSLGAEAFDELAVMVDTFRPLDLGEAGTAGDDGRYAWSWSGRGPSAGG, from the coding sequence ATGGCGTTCTACCGGCGGGTGGGCAGCGTCCCGCCCAAGCGGCACACGCAGCACCGCCGTCCCGACGGCGGCCTCTACGCCGAGGAGCTCATGGGGGAGGAGGGCTTCAGCTCCGACTCCGCGCTGCTCTACCACCGCGGGATCCCGTCCGCGCTGGTCGACGCCCGGCCGTGGGAGCTGCCCGACCAGACGCTGACCCCGAACGCGCCGCTGGTGCCGCGACACATCAAGCTGCACGACCTGTTCCCCGGGGAGGAGCACGAGGGGACCGACCCGGTGACCGGGCGGCGGCTGGTGCTGGGCAACGCCGACGTGCGGATCTCCTACGCGGTGAGCAGCCTGACCAGCCCGTACTACCGGAACGCCACCGGCGACGAGTGCGTCTTCGTCGAGCGCGGCGCGGCCACCGTGGAGACGGTGTTCGGCGCCCTGCAGGTCGGGCGCGGCGACTACGTCGTCATCCCGCGGGCCACCACGCACCGCTGGGTCCCCACCGGCGACGAGCCGCTGCGCACCTACGCGATCGAGGCCACCTCCCACATCGCGCCGCCGAAGCGGTACCTGTCGCGCTACGGGCAGTTCCTCGAGCACGCGCCCTACTGCGAGCGCGACCTGCGCGCCCCGTCCGAGCCGCTGCTCGCCGAGGGCACCGACGTCGAGGTGTACGTGAAGCACCGCGGCCCCGGCGGCCTGGCCGGCACGGTGCACGTCGTCCCCGAGCACCCCTTCGACGTCGTGGGCTGGGACGGCTGCCTGTACCCGTACGCGTTCGACGTCGCGGACTTCGAGCCCATCACCGGGCGGGTGCACCAGCCGCCGCCGGTGCACCAGGTCTTCGAGGGCACCAACTTCGTCATCTGCAACTTCGTGCCGCGCAAGGTCGACTACCACCCGCTGGCGGTGCCGGTGCCCTACTACCACTCCAACGTCGACAGCGACGAGGTCATGTTCTACGTCGACGGCGACTACGAGGCCCGGAGGGGCTCGGGCATCGGCCGGGGGTCGGTCAGCCTGCACCCGGGCGGGCACTCGCACGGCCCGCAGCCCGGCGCCGTCGAGCGCTCCCTGGGCGCGGAGGCCTTCGACGAGCTCGCCGTCATGGTCGACACCTTCCGCCCGCTCGACCTCGGCGAGGCCGGCACCGCCGGCGACGACGGGCGCTACGCCTGGAGCTGGTCCGGCCGCGGCCCGTCAGCCGGCGGCTGA
- a CDS encoding NAD-dependent epimerase/dehydratase family protein, which produces MRVLVTGASGMLGRATATALLERGDEVTVLQRRPSGLPCREVLGDVADRAAVDRAVRGQDAVLHLAAKVDVTGPWAEYLTANVEGTRAVVGACRAAGAGRLVYVSSPSVAHAGTALTGVGAGPADPDGARGRYSRSKAIAERDALAADGPSLAVLAVRPHLVWGPGDTQLVARVVERARTGRLPVIGSGAALIDTTYVDNAAAALVAAVDACGPVHGEALVVSNGEPRPVAEVIGRLCRAAGVPAPRRRVPFGRPGRPAPPSRACGR; this is translated from the coding sequence GTGAGGGTGCTGGTCACCGGCGCGAGCGGGATGCTCGGCCGGGCGACGGCGACCGCGCTGCTCGAGCGCGGCGACGAGGTGACGGTGCTGCAGCGCCGGCCCTCCGGCCTCCCGTGCCGGGAGGTGCTCGGCGACGTCGCGGACCGCGCCGCCGTCGACCGCGCCGTCCGCGGCCAGGACGCCGTGCTGCACCTGGCCGCGAAGGTCGACGTCACCGGCCCGTGGGCGGAGTACCTCACCGCGAACGTCGAGGGCACGCGGGCCGTCGTCGGGGCGTGCCGGGCCGCGGGCGCCGGCCGGCTGGTGTACGTCTCCTCGCCGTCGGTGGCGCACGCGGGGACGGCGCTGACCGGGGTCGGCGCCGGACCGGCCGACCCCGACGGCGCGCGCGGCCGCTACTCGCGCTCCAAGGCGATCGCCGAGCGCGACGCCCTGGCCGCCGACGGCCCCTCGCTGGCCGTGCTGGCGGTCCGGCCGCACCTGGTGTGGGGACCGGGCGACACCCAGCTGGTGGCGCGCGTCGTCGAGCGGGCGCGGACGGGCCGGCTGCCGGTGATCGGCTCGGGCGCGGCGCTGATCGACACCACGTACGTCGACAACGCCGCCGCGGCCCTGGTCGCCGCGGTGGACGCGTGCGGGCCCGTGCACGGCGAGGCGCTGGTGGTGTCCAACGGCGAGCCGCGCCCGGTCGCGGAGGTCATCGGGCGGCTCTGCCGGGCCGCCGGGGTCCCGGCGCCCCGCCGCCGCGTGCCGTTCGGGCGGCCTGGGCGGCCGGCGCCGCCGTCGAGGGCGTGTGGGCGGTGA